In Bacillus toyonensis BCT-7112, a single window of DNA contains:
- the pheS gene encoding phenylalanine--tRNA ligase subunit alpha: MEARLKELKQKALELIEEAKELKGLNDVRVAYLGKKGPITEVLRGMGKLSAEERPRMGALVNEVRESIQTRLDDKIGNLEKAVIEAKLATETIDVTLPGRPVETGCHHPLTAVVEQIEDVFIGMGYEVAEGTEVEKDYYNFEALNLPKDHPARDMQDTFYITEETLLRTHTSSVQARTMENNKEKGPIKIICPGKVYRRDDDDATHSHQFMQIEGLVIDKNIRMSDLKGTLQVFVKKMFGEDREIRLRPSFFPFTEPSVEMDISCMMCHGKGCGTCKGTGWIEILGAGMVHPNVLEMAGYDSKEYQGFAFGMGAERIAMLKYGVDDIRHFYTNDVRFLQQFKRA, translated from the coding sequence ATGGAAGCACGTTTAAAAGAGCTAAAGCAAAAAGCGTTAGAGCTTATTGAAGAAGCGAAAGAGCTAAAGGGCTTAAATGACGTACGCGTAGCGTATTTAGGGAAAAAAGGCCCAATTACAGAAGTATTACGCGGCATGGGAAAATTATCAGCGGAAGAGCGTCCACGTATGGGAGCATTAGTAAATGAAGTACGTGAATCGATTCAAACGCGTTTAGATGACAAAATTGGTAACTTAGAAAAAGCAGTAATTGAAGCGAAATTAGCTACTGAAACAATTGATGTTACCTTGCCAGGTCGTCCTGTTGAAACAGGTTGTCACCATCCGTTAACAGCTGTTGTTGAACAAATTGAAGATGTATTCATCGGTATGGGTTATGAAGTAGCTGAAGGAACAGAAGTAGAAAAAGACTACTACAACTTCGAAGCACTAAACTTACCGAAAGATCACCCAGCACGTGACATGCAAGATACATTCTACATTACAGAAGAAACGTTACTACGTACACATACATCTTCTGTGCAAGCACGTACGATGGAAAATAATAAAGAAAAAGGCCCAATCAAAATTATCTGTCCTGGTAAAGTGTATCGCCGCGATGATGATGATGCGACGCATTCACATCAGTTCATGCAAATTGAAGGTCTTGTAATTGATAAAAACATTCGTATGAGTGACTTAAAAGGTACACTGCAAGTATTCGTGAAAAAGATGTTCGGTGAAGATCGTGAAATCCGTCTTCGTCCAAGTTTCTTCCCATTCACAGAGCCATCTGTAGAGATGGATATTTCTTGTATGATGTGTCACGGTAAAGGTTGCGGCACTTGTAAAGGAACTGGCTGGATTGAAATTCTAGGCGCAGGTATGGTTCACCCGAACGTACTTGAAATGGCTGGTTATGATTCAAAAGAATATCAAGGTTTCGCATTCGGTATGGGAGCAGAGCGTATCGCAATGTTGAAATACGGCGTAGATGACATTCGTCATTTCTATACAAATGATGTACGTTTCTTACAACAATTCAAACGAGCGTAA
- a CDS encoding TrmH family RNA methyltransferase, whose translation MIRQEEREIHIMKNIDSVQNPRVKQWKKLQTKKERDKKGLFFVEGFHLVEEALKAGVVTELIVSDQTDLPKDWTVNDVEMYIVPEAIVKILRETETTQGVFAVCEKHEKEVALTDGKFLLLDGLQDPGNLGTIIRTADAAGIHAVVLGEGCVDVYNSKVLRSTQGSIFHLPIVKGNLEEWVDKLKENSVPVYGTALENGAPYGEVTPAGSFALIVGNEGSGVRQEILAKTDQNLYIPIYGGAESLNVAVAAGILTYYLQSPVANK comes from the coding sequence ATGATAAGACAAGAAGAGAGGGAAATACATATTATGAAAAACATTGATTCAGTACAAAATCCGCGTGTGAAGCAGTGGAAAAAGCTGCAAACGAAAAAAGAACGCGATAAAAAAGGGTTGTTCTTTGTTGAAGGATTCCACTTAGTGGAGGAAGCTTTAAAGGCAGGAGTTGTAACAGAACTTATCGTTTCAGATCAAACAGACCTTCCGAAAGATTGGACAGTGAATGATGTTGAAATGTATATCGTGCCTGAAGCGATTGTAAAAATACTTCGTGAAACAGAAACGACACAAGGTGTATTTGCTGTCTGTGAAAAGCATGAGAAAGAAGTAGCTCTTACTGATGGGAAATTTCTTTTATTAGACGGCCTTCAAGACCCAGGTAATTTAGGAACGATTATTCGTACAGCTGATGCAGCTGGTATTCATGCCGTTGTGCTTGGAGAAGGTTGTGTTGATGTTTACAATAGTAAAGTACTGCGCTCTACACAAGGTTCTATTTTCCACTTACCGATTGTAAAAGGGAATTTAGAAGAATGGGTAGACAAGTTAAAAGAAAATAGTGTTCCTGTATATGGAACAGCTCTTGAAAATGGAGCTCCTTACGGTGAAGTAACACCAGCCGGAAGTTTTGCATTAATTGTAGGGAATGAAGGAAGCGGCGTACGCCAAGAAATTCTTGCGAAAACGGATCAAAACTTGTATATTCCGATTTATGGCGGGGCAGAATCATTAAATGTTGCGGTTGCAGCAGGGATTTTAACGTATTATTTACAAAGCCCGGTTGCGAACAAATAA
- the sspI gene encoding small acid-soluble spore protein SspI: MSFNLRGAVLANVSGNSQDQLQETIVDAIQSGEEKMLPGLGVLFEVIWKNADENEKHEMLETLEQGLKK; encoded by the coding sequence ATGAGTTTTAATTTACGTGGTGCTGTATTAGCAAATGTATCTGGAAATTCACAAGATCAATTACAAGAAACGATTGTCGATGCAATTCAAAGCGGTGAAGAAAAAATGCTTCCAGGTCTTGGTGTTTTATTCGAAGTCATTTGGAAAAATGCTGATGAAAATGAAAAGCACGAAATGTTAGAAACACTAGAACAAGGATTAAAAAAATAA
- a CDS encoding HD domain-containing protein — MQRITLEQVFKHHITQKYVNRSGMVHAIAVAYHAFHLAKKHHASVDAATKAGFLHDIGHHTWYTGGEWDYDLYKKNDIHAIKGAERAHKLLIRLGEHPKQAKEISVAILLHTDSFLVEQSLERTPLQNTIKWADEADEEPGGAHHYRTISYEKALKAIQQLDRLVERELQIEQSKSNNKAEHSYQ, encoded by the coding sequence ATGCAACGTATTACGCTTGAACAAGTTTTTAAACACCACATTACCCAAAAATATGTGAACCGTTCTGGAATGGTCCACGCGATTGCTGTCGCTTACCATGCGTTTCACTTAGCCAAAAAGCATCACGCCTCAGTCGATGCTGCGACAAAAGCCGGTTTCCTTCACGATATCGGACATCATACATGGTACACAGGCGGCGAATGGGACTATGACTTATATAAAAAGAATGATATACATGCAATTAAAGGAGCGGAAAGAGCTCATAAGTTATTAATCCGATTAGGCGAACATCCGAAGCAAGCCAAAGAAATTTCTGTTGCAATTCTATTGCATACTGATTCTTTCCTAGTAGAACAATCACTTGAAAGAACACCTCTACAAAACACTATTAAGTGGGCAGATGAAGCAGACGAAGAACCAGGCGGCGCACACCACTATCGAACTATCTCTTATGAAAAAGCACTAAAAGCAATTCAGCAGTTAGATCGATTGGTAGAGCGTGAATTGCAAATAGAGCAATCAAAATCAAATAACAAGGCAGAACATAGTTATCAATGA
- a CDS encoding CPBP family intramembrane glutamic endopeptidase: protein MQPTTQLPYEQKYSMSWGQFISSVLFAFFGTGLITVFLAMPLTIYTAGLENKKQIALYESIANTAGIGLQLTVLLFFIFKFEPAKNLLLKSFNFKALKEWRTYVYLLLFFAISIVLNYIFLKYVFQDATKQQASALNLDVFEQYQILLLIGFAILTPIFEELIFRGFLLHFFSERFPFWIAAVLTSFFFGIAHTYSLGVMVITFFTGLLMAILCKKTKSIIPAMLFHIMNNMLAFLS from the coding sequence ATGCAACCCACTACACAACTTCCTTATGAACAGAAATACTCTATGTCATGGGGACAATTCATTAGCTCCGTTTTATTTGCTTTTTTCGGAACTGGACTCATTACTGTGTTCCTCGCAATGCCCTTAACAATTTATACAGCCGGACTCGAAAATAAAAAACAAATTGCCCTGTATGAATCTATTGCAAATACTGCAGGTATCGGATTACAACTAACCGTGTTGTTATTCTTCATTTTTAAATTCGAACCCGCAAAAAATTTACTATTAAAATCTTTTAATTTTAAAGCACTGAAAGAATGGCGCACATACGTATACTTACTTCTTTTCTTCGCTATAAGCATCGTGCTCAATTATATCTTTTTAAAATATGTGTTCCAAGACGCAACAAAGCAACAAGCTTCTGCACTAAACTTAGACGTATTTGAACAGTATCAAATATTATTACTTATCGGCTTTGCGATACTCACCCCAATTTTTGAAGAACTTATTTTCCGTGGTTTTTTACTCCACTTTTTCTCTGAACGCTTTCCATTTTGGATTGCAGCAGTCTTAACAAGTTTCTTCTTTGGTATCGCTCATACATACTCACTCGGAGTAATGGTAATTACTTTCTTCACGGGATTATTAATGGCTATTTTATGCAAGAAAACAAAATCCATTATTCCAGCTATGTTATTTCATATTATGAATAATATGTTAGCATTCTTAAGTTAA